In Treponema vincentii, a single window of DNA contains:
- a CDS encoding LysM peptidoglycan-binding domain-containing M23 family metallopeptidase, which yields MKEFPLCCVLIFFISIAAVAENAELPLIPELSPQNHIFQQYSDDVLYARKALAAGKTARELPLQFYRYRARKEDTVIRIAARCSIPYDALITLNGIESVKTDISGKMFLLPTLPALYLPEKAVSDIEKLTEALSKKLKTESFSITLPSAANPEKKIRVECFPNAMLDSTVRSFFFVPFYRFPLQHAVVTSDFGMRKSPFTGKSTYHAGIDLAAPTGSPVYACASGTIIEIAYSNIYGNYILLRHDDGRESLYGHLSKVRARLYEKVKSGIVIGYVGSTGLSTGPHLHFEVREQGKAKNPSLFIDTKKAKS from the coding sequence ATGAAAGAATTTCCACTCTGCTGTGTACTTATTTTTTTTATTTCTATTGCTGCGGTTGCCGAAAACGCTGAACTGCCGCTGATACCGGAGCTGTCTCCGCAAAATCATATTTTTCAGCAATATAGCGATGATGTCCTCTATGCACGGAAAGCGCTTGCCGCAGGGAAAACCGCTCGCGAATTACCCCTGCAATTTTATCGCTATAGAGCACGAAAAGAGGATACCGTTATCCGAATCGCTGCCCGATGCAGTATTCCGTATGATGCATTGATCACCTTAAACGGTATCGAATCCGTTAAAACCGATATTTCAGGCAAGATGTTCTTGCTGCCGACTTTACCGGCGCTCTATCTCCCCGAAAAAGCGGTTTCCGATATAGAAAAATTGACCGAAGCGCTGAGTAAAAAGCTTAAAACCGAATCTTTTTCCATTACGCTCCCTTCCGCTGCAAATCCCGAGAAAAAGATACGGGTAGAATGTTTTCCGAATGCGATGCTTGACAGCACCGTGCGCAGCTTCTTTTTTGTTCCGTTCTATCGGTTTCCGTTGCAGCATGCTGTTGTTACGTCAGACTTCGGTATGCGGAAAAGCCCTTTTACCGGAAAATCAACCTACCATGCAGGCATTGATCTTGCCGCCCCAACCGGAAGCCCTGTCTATGCATGCGCCTCAGGTACGATTATTGAAATTGCATACAGCAATATCTACGGTAATTATATCTTGCTGCGCCATGACGACGGCAGGGAAAGTTTGTACGGGCACTTAAGCAAGGTTCGCGCCCGCTTGTATGAAAAGGTAAAATCAGGTATAGTAATAGGGTATGTCGGTTCTACCGGTCTTTCCACAGGGCCTCATCTGCACTTTGAGGTACGTGAGCAAGGAAAGGCAAAGAATCCGTCCCTTTTCATTGATACAAAGAAAGCAAAGTCATGA
- a CDS encoding DUF362 domain-containing protein, protein MAYKISDACVNCGACEGECPVGAISEADGARVIDADACISCGACAGVCPTEAISEG, encoded by the coding sequence ATGGCTTATAAGATCTCCGATGCTTGCGTCAATTGCGGTGCATGCGAGGGCGAATGCCCCGTAGGCGCTATCAGTGAAGCGGATGGAGCACGGGTTATCGATGCTGATGCTTGCATCAGCTGCGGTGCATGTGCCGGCGTTTGTCCTACGGAAGCAATTTCCGAAGGATAA